The Pseudomonas baetica genome includes a region encoding these proteins:
- a CDS encoding KinB sensor domain-containing domain, producing MKLAMKLRTRLFLSISALITVALLGLLLGLVSVMQMAGTQEDRVRSNFATLDLGLKLRQTLGDQLIIMLAEKPDPVAFEASKQHYFQLLDEGIAQEQAGDGRLYGFSRAKADYLSFLNAFDLSHDPAKTMMSNADFRDRFNTLRNGLIAEHKHALDNINAVQRDTRNRALLIAGLLGLVGLAVLIIGFVTAQGIARRFGAPIEALARAADNIGQGNFEVTLPISSAMEMNLLTKRFGLMAEALREHQATNIDELLAGQQRLQAVLDSIDDGLLMIDRQGHLEHLNPVAQRQLGWEDDRLGQGLGCALGRPELDAQLQLVLRGGTLERAPEDLSIEVDGESRLLTYSLTPVSHTQGHILGAVMVLHDVTEQRAFERVRSEFVLRASHELRTPVTGMHMAFGLFRERAKFPADSREADLLDTVNEEMQRLMQLINDLLNFSRYQNGLQKLTLAPCSIEDLLEQAQSRFADAAAEKGIALTVEVQGPLPRLQADQAQLERVLDNLIDNALRHTARDGQIRLQARRHGERVIISVEDNGEGIAYGQQGRIFEPFVQVGRKKGGAGLGLALCKEIVQLHGGRMGVYSRPGQGTQFYMALAV from the coding sequence ATGAAACTGGCTATGAAGTTGCGGACCCGGTTGTTCCTGAGTATTTCCGCACTGATCACGGTGGCCTTGCTCGGGCTGTTGCTCGGGTTGGTCAGTGTGATGCAGATGGCCGGAACCCAGGAAGATCGGGTACGCAGCAACTTCGCCACCCTTGATCTGGGTCTCAAGCTGCGGCAGACGCTGGGTGATCAACTGATCATCATGCTGGCGGAAAAGCCTGATCCCGTCGCGTTCGAAGCGTCTAAACAGCATTACTTCCAGTTACTCGACGAAGGCATCGCGCAGGAGCAGGCGGGTGATGGTCGACTGTACGGTTTCAGTCGGGCCAAGGCGGATTACCTGAGCTTCCTGAATGCGTTCGATCTGTCCCATGACCCGGCCAAGACGATGATGAGCAATGCGGACTTCCGCGATCGCTTCAATACGTTACGCAACGGACTGATCGCCGAGCACAAGCATGCGCTGGACAACATCAACGCAGTCCAGCGTGATACGCGCAACCGGGCGCTGCTGATCGCTGGCCTGCTTGGACTGGTGGGGTTGGCGGTGTTGATCATCGGGTTTGTCACGGCCCAAGGCATTGCCCGGCGTTTTGGCGCACCGATCGAGGCGCTTGCGCGGGCGGCGGACAATATCGGCCAAGGCAATTTTGAAGTGACGCTGCCAATTTCTTCTGCGATGGAAATGAACCTGCTGACCAAGCGTTTCGGGCTGATGGCCGAAGCGCTGCGCGAGCATCAGGCGACCAACATCGATGAGCTGCTGGCCGGGCAGCAACGCTTGCAGGCCGTGCTCGACAGCATCGACGACGGCCTGCTGATGATTGATCGTCAGGGCCATCTGGAACACCTCAACCCGGTCGCGCAGCGCCAGCTGGGTTGGGAAGATGATCGTCTCGGCCAAGGCCTTGGCTGCGCGCTCGGGCGGCCGGAACTGGATGCGCAACTGCAACTGGTGTTGCGCGGCGGCACTCTGGAGCGGGCGCCGGAGGATTTGAGCATCGAAGTCGACGGCGAATCACGCCTGCTGACTTACAGCCTGACCCCGGTCAGCCACACCCAGGGGCATATCCTTGGCGCGGTGATGGTGCTGCACGACGTCACCGAACAGCGAGCCTTCGAGCGGGTCCGCAGCGAGTTCGTGCTACGGGCCTCCCATGAGCTGCGCACGCCGGTCACCGGCATGCACATGGCGTTCGGCCTGTTCCGTGAGCGGGCAAAGTTTCCAGCGGACTCCCGCGAGGCTGACTTGCTCGACACCGTGAACGAAGAAATGCAGCGCCTGATGCAGCTGATCAACGACTTGCTCAACTTTTCACGTTACCAAAACGGCTTGCAGAAGCTGACACTGGCGCCGTGTTCCATCGAGGACTTACTGGAGCAGGCACAATCGCGCTTTGCCGATGCGGCGGCCGAGAAGGGCATCGCCTTGACGGTAGAAGTGCAGGGGCCGCTACCGCGCTTGCAGGCGGACCAGGCGCAATTGGAGCGGGTGCTCGACAACCTGATCGACAACGCCCTGCGTCATACCGCCCGCGACGGTCAGATCCGCTTGCAGGCGCGTCGCCATGGCGAGCGTGTGATCATCAGCGTCGAAGACAACGGCGAAGGCATTGCTTATGGCCAGCAAGGGCGGATTTTCGAGCCGTTTGTGCAGGTCGGACGCAAGAAGGGCGGCGCGGGGCTTGGCTTGGCACTGTGCAAAGAAATCGTCCAGCTGCATGGTGGGCGGATGGGTGTTTATTCGCGGCCGGGGCAGGGGACGCAGTTTTATATGGCGCTTGCCGTTTAG